In Mycobacterium stomatepiae, the following are encoded in one genomic region:
- a CDS encoding ABC transporter family substrate-binding protein: MAGVVLALMGLTLAACTVSPPPAPQSTDTPHNTPPPPQRVTQIIMGIDSIGAGFNPHLLSDLSPVNAAISALVLPSAFRPVPDPGTPTGSRWELDPTLLVSAEVTSQNPFTVTYKIRPEAQWTDNAPIGADDFWYLWHQMVTQPGVVDPAGYDLITGVQSLEGGKQAVVTFGQPYPAWKELFNNLLPAHIVKDVPGGFAAGLVRSLTVTGGQFRVENIDPQRDEILIARNDRYWGPPAKPALIQFRRAGAPAALADSVRNGDTQVAQVHGGSASFAQLSAIPDVRTARIMTPRVMQLTLRANQPKLADAQVRKGILGLLDVDLLAAVGAGSDNTISLDQAQIRAPSDPGYEPTAPPAMTKQAALALFSAAGYQVENSAPTPDTTTTLPPTTGPPEVIRGRISKDGKQLSLVIGVAANDPTSVAVANTAADQLRNVGIAASVSALDPVTLYRDALTNNQVDAIVGWHQAGGNLATLLASRYGCPALESTTVPPAPTPPSTTQVVSTSPVAPPSTAPTAPSRQPEPGALVQAPSNLTGICDRSIQSNIDAALNGTKSITDVITAVEPRLWNMSTVLPILQDTTIVGAGPSVQNVSLSGAVPVGIVGDAGQWVKTGP; this comes from the coding sequence ATGGCCGGCGTGGTGCTCGCCTTGATGGGCCTGACGCTGGCCGCCTGTACCGTCAGTCCGCCGCCGGCGCCGCAAAGCACCGATACTCCGCACAACACACCGCCGCCGCCGCAGCGGGTCACCCAGATCATCATGGGCATCGATTCGATCGGCGCCGGGTTCAACCCGCATCTGCTGTCCGACCTGTCTCCGGTGAACGCGGCCATCAGTGCGCTGGTGTTGCCGAGCGCGTTCCGGCCGGTGCCCGACCCCGGCACGCCCACGGGTTCGCGGTGGGAGCTGGACCCGACCCTGCTGGTCTCGGCGGAGGTGACCAGCCAGAATCCGTTCACGGTCACCTACAAGATCCGGCCCGAGGCGCAGTGGACCGACAACGCCCCGATCGGTGCCGACGACTTCTGGTACCTGTGGCATCAGATGGTCACCCAACCCGGGGTGGTCGATCCGGCCGGCTACGACCTGATCACCGGTGTGCAGTCGCTCGAGGGCGGCAAGCAGGCCGTCGTCACCTTCGGGCAGCCGTACCCGGCGTGGAAGGAACTGTTCAACAACCTGCTGCCGGCGCACATCGTCAAGGACGTGCCGGGCGGTTTCGCCGCCGGACTGGTCCGGTCGCTGACGGTCACCGGCGGGCAGTTCCGGGTGGAGAACATCGACCCACAGCGCGACGAGATCCTGATCGCCCGCAACGACCGTTATTGGGGGCCGCCCGCTAAACCCGCCCTGATCCAGTTCCGGCGCGCGGGCGCGCCGGCGGCGCTGGCCGACTCGGTGCGCAACGGCGACACCCAGGTGGCCCAGGTGCACGGCGGCTCGGCGTCCTTCGCCCAGCTGTCGGCCATCCCCGACGTGCGGACCGCCAGAATCATGACGCCGCGCGTCATGCAGCTGACGCTGCGCGCCAACCAGCCCAAGCTGGCCGACGCGCAAGTCCGCAAAGGGATCCTGGGGTTGCTCGACGTCGACCTGCTCGCCGCGGTCGGCGCCGGCAGCGACAACACCATCTCGCTGGACCAGGCCCAGATCAGGGCGCCCAGCGATCCCGGCTATGAACCCACCGCGCCGCCCGCGATGACCAAACAGGCTGCGCTGGCGCTGTTTTCGGCCGCCGGGTATCAGGTCGAGAACAGCGCGCCAACGCCTGACACCACCACGACCCTGCCGCCGACCACCGGGCCGCCGGAGGTGATCCGCGGCCGGATCAGCAAGGACGGCAAGCAGCTGTCGCTGGTGATCGGGGTGGCGGCCAACGACCCGACCTCGGTGGCCGTCGCCAACACCGCGGCCGACCAGTTGCGCAACGTCGGCATCGCGGCGTCGGTGTCGGCGCTGGACCCGGTGACGCTGTATCGCGACGCGCTGACCAACAACCAGGTCGACGCGATCGTCGGCTGGCACCAGGCCGGCGGTAACCTGGCCACGCTGCTCGCCTCGCGCTACGGCTGCCCCGCCCTGGAGTCGACGACGGTCCCGCCCGCCCCGACGCCGCCGTCGACCACACAGGTCGTGTCGACCTCACCGGTCGCGCCGCCCAGCACCGCGCCCACGGCGCCGAGCCGTCAGCCCGAGCCCGGCGCCCTGGTGCAGGCGCCGTCGAACCTCACCGGGATTTGTGATCGCAGCATCCAGTCCAATATCGACGCCGCCCTCAACGGCACCAAGAGCATCACCGACGTGATCACCGCGGTCGAGCCGCGACTCTGGAACATGTCGACGGTGCTGCCGATCCTGCAGGACACCACGATCGTCGGCGCGGGCCCCAGCGTGCAGAACGTCAGCCTCTCGGGTGCCGTGCCGGTCGGCATTGTCGGCGACGCCGGCCAGTGGGTGAAAACCGGGCCGTAG
- a CDS encoding bifunctional FO biosynthesis protein CofGH produces the protein MLGHADEIRSWGSYTKVPVTPRPPGEEPTALPNPVVPPKASASALRRVLRRARDGVALNVDEAAVAMTARGADLADLCASAARVRDAGLESAGRRGPDGRLPITYSRKVFIPVTHLCRDNCHYCTFVTAPGKLRAQGAGMYLEPDEILDIARRGAELGCKEALFALGDRPEDRWPEAREWLDARGYNSTLSYVRAMAIRVLEETGLLPHLNPGVMSWSEMSLLKPVAPSMGMMLETTSRRLFETKGLAHYGSPDKDPAVRLRALTDAGRLSIPFTTGLLVGIGETLAERADTLHAIRKSHKEFGHVQEVIVQNFRAKQHTAMAGVPDAGIDDYLATIAVARLVLGPGMRIQAPPNLVSREECLALVGAGVDDWGGVSPLTPDHVNPERPWPALDELAAVTAQAGFELVQRLTAQPKYVQAGAAWIDPRVRGHVVALADPATGLARDVNPTGMPWQEPDEAQSSGRVDLHAAIDSEGRNTEARSDLDSAFGDWESIRAHVHELAARDVSAPQRIDTDVLAALRSAERNPAGCSDDEYLALATADGPALEAVAALADSLRRDTVGDDVTFVVNRNINFTNICYAGCRFCAFAQRKGDADAYSLSAAEVADRAWEAHVEGATEVCMQGGIDPELPVTGYADLVRAVKARVPSMHVHAFSPMEIANGVTKSGLSVREWLISLREAGLGTIPGTAAEILDDEVRWVLTKGKLPTSMWIDIVSTAHEVGLRSSSTMMYGHVDSPRHWVGHLSVLRAIQDRTGGFTEFVPLPFVHQSSPLYLAGAARPGPTHRDNRAVHALARIMLHGRISQIQTSWVKLGTERTQVMLNGGANDLGGTLMEETISRMAGSEYGSAKTVAELTAIAHGIGRPARQRTTDYSPLAA, from the coding sequence ATGTTGGGACACGCGGATGAAATTCGATCGTGGGGAAGTTACACCAAGGTGCCAGTGACACCGAGGCCTCCGGGCGAGGAGCCCACAGCTCTGCCTAATCCCGTCGTTCCGCCGAAGGCCAGCGCGTCCGCACTGCGACGAGTGCTGCGCCGGGCGCGCGACGGTGTGGCCCTCAATGTCGACGAGGCCGCCGTGGCGATGACCGCCCGCGGTGCCGACCTTGCCGACTTGTGTGCGAGCGCGGCGCGAGTGCGCGACGCGGGGCTGGAGTCGGCGGGCAGGCGCGGTCCCGACGGCCGGCTGCCGATCACCTATTCGCGCAAGGTGTTCATCCCCGTCACGCATCTGTGCCGGGACAACTGCCACTACTGCACGTTTGTCACCGCGCCGGGCAAGCTGCGCGCCCAGGGCGCCGGCATGTATCTGGAGCCCGACGAGATTCTCGACATCGCCCGCCGCGGCGCCGAACTCGGTTGCAAGGAAGCACTATTCGCTCTCGGCGATCGGCCGGAGGACCGCTGGCCCGAGGCCCGCGAATGGCTCGATGCGCGCGGCTACAACTCGACGCTGTCCTACGTGCGCGCGATGGCGATCCGGGTGCTGGAGGAAACCGGGCTGTTGCCGCACCTGAATCCGGGCGTGATGAGTTGGTCGGAGATGTCGCTGCTCAAGCCGGTGGCGCCGTCGATGGGCATGATGCTCGAGACGACGTCGCGCCGGCTGTTCGAGACGAAAGGGCTTGCGCACTATGGCAGCCCGGACAAAGACCCGGCGGTGCGGCTGCGGGCCCTCACCGACGCCGGCCGATTGTCCATTCCGTTCACCACCGGTCTGCTGGTCGGCATCGGGGAGACGCTGGCCGAACGTGCCGACACCTTGCACGCGATTCGCAAGTCGCACAAGGAATTCGGTCACGTCCAAGAAGTGATCGTGCAGAATTTCCGCGCCAAGCAGCACACCGCGATGGCCGGTGTGCCCGACGCCGGGATCGACGATTACCTGGCGACGATCGCGGTGGCGCGCCTGGTGCTCGGCCCCGGCATGCGCATCCAGGCGCCGCCGAATCTGGTGTCCCGCGAGGAGTGCCTGGCGCTGGTCGGCGCGGGCGTCGACGACTGGGGCGGGGTTTCACCGTTGACGCCCGACCACGTCAACCCGGAACGGCCCTGGCCCGCTCTGGACGAGCTGGCCGCCGTGACCGCCCAAGCGGGATTCGAGTTGGTGCAGCGGTTGACCGCGCAGCCCAAGTACGTGCAAGCCGGCGCCGCGTGGATCGACCCGCGGGTCCGGGGGCATGTCGTGGCGCTGGCCGATCCGGCGACCGGCCTGGCTCGCGACGTCAACCCCACCGGCATGCCGTGGCAGGAACCCGACGAAGCTCAATCGAGCGGGCGGGTCGATCTGCACGCCGCGATCGATAGCGAGGGACGCAATACCGAGGCGCGCAGCGACCTCGACAGCGCGTTCGGCGACTGGGAGTCGATCCGCGCGCACGTGCACGAGCTGGCAGCCAGGGACGTTAGTGCTCCCCAGCGCATCGACACCGACGTGCTGGCCGCCCTGCGCTCGGCCGAGCGCAACCCCGCCGGCTGTTCCGACGACGAGTACCTGGCGCTGGCCACGGCCGACGGTCCGGCATTGGAAGCTGTTGCCGCGCTGGCGGATTCGCTGCGCCGCGACACGGTCGGTGACGACGTGACATTCGTGGTCAACCGCAACATCAACTTCACCAACATCTGCTACGCCGGTTGCCGGTTCTGTGCTTTCGCGCAGCGCAAGGGCGACGCCGACGCGTATTCGCTGTCCGCGGCCGAGGTTGCCGATCGAGCCTGGGAGGCTCATGTCGAAGGCGCAACCGAGGTATGCATGCAGGGTGGGATCGACCCCGAGTTGCCCGTGACCGGCTACGCCGACCTGGTACGCGCCGTCAAGGCGCGGGTCCCGTCGATGCACGTGCACGCGTTCTCACCGATGGAGATCGCCAACGGTGTGACCAAGAGCGGGTTGAGCGTTCGCGAGTGGCTGATCAGCCTGCGCGAGGCCGGGCTCGGAACCATCCCGGGCACCGCCGCCGAGATCCTCGACGACGAAGTGCGCTGGGTGCTCACCAAGGGCAAGTTGCCTACCTCGATGTGGATCGACATCGTCAGCACCGCGCACGAGGTGGGCCTGCGATCGTCGTCGACGATGATGTACGGACACGTCGACAGTCCCCGGCATTGGGTCGGCCACCTCAGCGTGTTGCGCGCAATCCAGGACCGCACCGGCGGTTTCACCGAATTCGTGCCGTTGCCATTCGTGCATCAGAGCTCGCCGCTGTACCTGGCGGGTGCGGCCCGTCCGGGGCCCACCCATCGCGACAATCGGGCCGTGCACGCGTTGGCGCGAATCATGCTGCACGGCCGCATTTCCCAGATTCAGACCAGCTGGGTCAAACTCGGCACCGAGCGCACCCAGGTGATGCTCAACGGCGGCGCCAACGACCTGGGCGGCACGCTGATGGAGGAGACCATCTCGCGGATGGCCGGCTCGGAATACGGGTCGGCGAAGACGGTGGCCGAGCTGACCGCGATCGCCCACGGCATTGGCCGCCCGGCGCGTCAACGCACCACCGACTACAGCCCGCTGGCCGCCTAG
- the fdxA gene encoding ferredoxin — MTYTIAQPCVDIKDKACIEECPVDCIYEGARMLFIHPDECVDCGACEPVCPVEAIYYEDDVPDQWSQYTQINADFFVELGSPGGAAKVGMTENDPQAVKDLPPQGEGD, encoded by the coding sequence GTGACGTACACGATCGCCCAACCCTGCGTCGACATCAAAGACAAGGCGTGCATCGAGGAATGCCCCGTCGACTGCATTTACGAGGGCGCACGGATGCTCTTCATCCACCCCGACGAATGCGTGGACTGCGGCGCCTGCGAACCGGTTTGCCCTGTTGAAGCGATCTACTACGAAGACGACGTGCCCGATCAGTGGAGCCAGTACACCCAGATCAACGCCGACTTCTTTGTTGAGCTGGGTTCACCCGGGGGCGCGGCGAAGGTCGGGATGACCGAGAATGACCCGCAAGCGGTCAAAGATCTGCCGCCGCAGGGCGAAGGGGACTAA
- a CDS encoding TetR/AcrR family transcriptional regulator, whose protein sequence is MPHATRTAPNGVRSRRRGEVLERALYEATLAELAEVGYGGLTMEGVAARAQTGKAALYRRWGSKHDLVHAALVFALPPLPEPRSGRSARDTLLTVFTAHRDVLAGKTAFPGLDTIHQLLHEPEMRTIFADAVVRPRLKIVDSILAAAVAAGDIDPATLTPLTARIGPALINHHFLLTGEPPNRRELAMIVDTVIPSDAPASDAVAD, encoded by the coding sequence ATGCCGCATGCCACCCGGACAGCACCGAACGGCGTTCGTAGCCGCCGGCGCGGCGAGGTGCTCGAGCGCGCGCTCTACGAGGCCACGCTGGCCGAACTCGCCGAGGTCGGCTACGGCGGGCTGACGATGGAGGGCGTCGCCGCTCGCGCCCAGACCGGTAAGGCCGCGCTGTACCGACGCTGGGGCAGCAAGCACGACCTGGTGCACGCCGCACTGGTGTTCGCGCTGCCCCCGCTGCCGGAACCGCGCTCGGGTCGCTCGGCGCGCGACACCCTGCTGACGGTTTTCACCGCGCACCGCGACGTGTTGGCCGGCAAGACCGCCTTCCCCGGCCTCGATACGATTCATCAGCTGCTGCACGAGCCCGAGATGCGCACCATCTTCGCCGACGCCGTGGTGCGCCCGCGGTTGAAGATCGTCGATTCGATCCTGGCCGCCGCCGTCGCGGCCGGCGACATCGATCCGGCCACCCTGACCCCGCTGACCGCCCGCATCGGGCCGGCCCTGATCAACCACCACTTCCTGCTGACCGGGGAACCGCCGAATCGGCGCGAGCTGGCGATGATCGTGGACACCGTGATCCCGTCGGACGCGCCGGCCTCGGACGCGGTGGCCGACTAA
- a CDS encoding hemophore-related protein, protein MTLSLTKLAAAVGGAAVALSAAAGIASADPLDPIINTTCTYPQVMAALNANDPATAQELNASPFAQNYIRQFLASPPPKRQQMAAQIQGMPAAAKYFNTIQQVAVVCNNY, encoded by the coding sequence ATGACGCTGTCGTTAACCAAACTGGCAGCCGCGGTCGGTGGTGCGGCAGTGGCGCTGAGCGCCGCGGCGGGGATTGCTTCGGCAGACCCGCTGGATCCGATCATCAACACAACCTGCACTTACCCGCAGGTGATGGCCGCGCTGAACGCGAACGATCCGGCCACCGCCCAGGAATTGAACGCGTCGCCATTCGCGCAGAACTACATCCGGCAGTTCCTTGCCTCGCCGCCGCCGAAGCGTCAGCAGATGGCCGCGCAGATCCAGGGCATGCCGGCGGCCGCGAAGTACTTCAACACGATCCAGCAGGTCGCGGTCGTCTGTAACAACTACTGA
- the mshB gene encoding N-acetyl-1-D-myo-inositol-2-amino-2-deoxy-alpha-D-glucopyranoside deacetylase, which translates to MPETPRLLFVHAHPDDESLSNGATIAHYAARGAQVIVVTCTLGEEGEVIGDRWAELAFDRADQLGGYRIGELTAALRALRIGEPTYLGGAGRWRDSGMEGTERRRRERFIDADEREAVGALVDIIRRLRPHVVVTYDPNGGYGHPDHIRAHTVTTAAVAAAAGNDYSGEPWQVPKFYWTVLAVNAFTAGWHALGPDDFQPGWTIPPQEEFDFGYTDDAIDAVVATGPDALAAKVAALAAHATQVVVGPTGRACALSNNMALPILGEEHYVLVAGTAGDRDERGWETDLFAGLDLGGSATR; encoded by the coding sequence ATGCCTGAGACTCCGCGGCTGCTGTTCGTCCACGCGCATCCCGACGACGAGAGCCTGAGCAACGGCGCCACGATCGCGCACTACGCCGCGCGGGGGGCCCAGGTGATCGTCGTGACCTGCACGCTGGGCGAAGAGGGCGAAGTCATCGGCGATCGCTGGGCCGAACTCGCGTTCGACCGGGCCGACCAACTCGGCGGCTACCGCATCGGCGAACTCACCGCGGCGTTGCGGGCATTGCGTATCGGTGAGCCCACCTATCTCGGCGGTGCGGGACGCTGGCGCGACTCCGGAATGGAGGGCACCGAGAGGCGGCGCCGCGAGCGCTTCATCGACGCCGACGAACGCGAGGCGGTCGGGGCGCTGGTCGACATCATTCGCCGGCTGCGCCCGCACGTTGTCGTCACCTACGACCCCAACGGCGGATACGGGCATCCCGACCACATCCGGGCCCACACCGTCACCACCGCCGCGGTCGCCGCGGCCGCGGGCAACGACTACTCCGGCGAGCCATGGCAAGTTCCGAAGTTCTACTGGACGGTGCTCGCGGTCAATGCGTTCACGGCCGGGTGGCACGCCCTGGGCCCCGATGATTTCCAGCCCGGCTGGACCATCCCTCCCCAGGAGGAATTCGACTTCGGCTATACCGACGACGCCATCGACGCCGTCGTGGCGACTGGACCGGATGCATTGGCCGCCAAGGTCGCAGCGCTGGCAGCACACGCCACGCAGGTGGTCGTCGGCCCGACCGGGCGGGCCTGCGCCCTGTCGAACAACATGGCACTGCCGATCCTCGGCGAGGAGCACTACGTGCTCGTCGCCGGTACCGCCGGGGATCGCGATGAGCGCGGCTGGGAGACCGATCTGTTCGCGGGACTGGATCTCGGCGGGTCCGCGACGCGGTAG